TCCGCCCGGACGGTGTGCAACGCCTGCTCAACCACTCCGAATGGGACGAGAACGCGGTCCGCGACGATGTCCGGGACTTCGTCGTGGAGACCATCGGCGCCAAGGATGGCGTGCTCATCGGGGACGACACCGGGTTCCTGAAGAAGGGCACCAGGTCAGCAGGGGTCCAGCGGCAGTATTCCGGCACCGCTGGCCGCACCGAGAACTGCCAGATCGGCACCTTCCTCGCCTACGCATCCGCCAAAGGGCGGGCGCTGATCGACCGGGAACTCTACGTCCCGAAGTCCTGGACGGACGACCGCGACCGCTGCCGGGCAGCCGGGATCGACGACACCGTGCCGTTCGCCACGAAGATCGAGCACCTCAAGTGGATGCTGCAACGCGCCATCGACGCGGCTGTTCCCTTCGCCTGGGTGACCGCGGACGAGGCATACGGGCAGGTCAAGCACTTCCGCGCCTGGCTGGAAGAACGCCAGGCCGCGTATGTGCTGGCCACCAAGGTCAACGACACCGTGATCACCGCCGACGGCCGGGACGCCCGCGTCGACGAGCTGATCGCGGCCCTGCCGAAGCAGGCATGGAAGCGGATCTCCGCCGGAGCAGGCGCCCACGGCCAGCGGATCTACCACTGGGCCCGCGTCGCGATCCGGCCCACCTGGGAGGGCGGATCCGGGCACTGGGTGCTCGCCCGCCGCAACCTGTCCGACCCCACCGACATCGCCTACTACGTCTGCTACGGCCCCGTCACTTCCCGGCTGAAAGACCTGGTCAGGACCGCCGGAGCCAGGTGGGCGGTGGAGGAATGCTTCCAGACCGCGAAGGGTGAATGCGGGCTCGATCACTACCAGGTGCGGCTCTACCGGGCCTGGTACCGGCACATCACCCTGGCCATGGCCGTCCTGGCCTACCTCACGGCCATCCGTGCCGCAGAAGCCGCAAAAGGGGCAGCGGAGATGACGAGCAAGACCTCATACCCCTCAGCGTCCCGGAGATCCGCCGGATGATCGGGCACGTCGTCGTCACGCCCCGCTGCCACAGCAACGAGCACCGTCTGCACTGGTCACGCTTCCGGCGCCGCAGCCAGGCCCGAGCCCGCCGCTGCCATTACCAACGCCGAGGCCACGACCCACACATGCGGTTGCAGTACTAGCCGCAATACCAGTGACTTAAGGATCTCGGCTGGTAGGGTGTTGGCCAGGAGGTGTCTGGATGCCACGCCCTGGACAGGTCAAGCCGGAGACGGACGAGCGGTTGTCGGATCGGATCGCGATCGGACTGCTGACGCGGACGTTCCCGCCGGAGCTGGTGGACCGGGTCGTGGAGGAATCCGGGAAGGCCGGGCAGCGCAACCGGCTGCTGCCTCCACGGGTGGTCGTCTACTTCGTGCTGGCGATGTGCTTGTTCTCCGGTCAGGGCTACGAAGAGGTCGCACGGCTGCTCACTCAGGGTCTGGCCTGGGCCAAGCACTGGTCGGGTTCGTGGCAGGTGCCTACGCCCGGTGCGGTTTCCCGGGCCCGGGCCAGGCTCGGGCCCGAGCCGCTCAAGGCTCTCTTCGAGCAGTCCGCCGGGCCTGTGGCGACCGAGTCCACTCCCGGTGCGTGGTACGGGTGTTGGCGTCTGATGGCGGTCGACGGGACCACGTTCGACGTGCCGGACAGTGAGGAGAACGACGCCCGGTTCGGTCGTCCCGCCACCCACCGGGGCGAGCGGACCGCGTTCCCGCAGGTGCGGGTGGTGGCGCTGGCGGAGTGCGGCACGCACGCCATCACCCGCGCGGCTCTGGGGCCGTTCACCACCGCGGAGTCCGTGATCGCGCGGGAGCTGTTCGACGCCCTTGGACCGGATGACCTGCTGATGGCCGACCGGGGCTTCGCCGGGCTGGAGCAGTGGCGAGCGGCATCGGCCGGCGGTGCGGACCTGCTCTGGCGCATCAAGTCCAACGCCGTCCTGCCCGTGCGGCGCGAGCTCCCCGACGGGTCCTACCTCTCCGACATCGTGGCGGCCAAGGACCACCGCAAACGCACCGATCCCACCGTGGTGCGGGTCATCGAGTACACCCTGGACGACCCCGGACGCCCGCAGCACGACGCCCCGTACCGGCTGATCACCACCATCCTCGACCACGAAGCCGCACCCGCGGCGGAGTTGGCGGCCCTCTACAACGAGCGATGGGAGATCGAGACCACACTGGACGAGCTGAAGACCCACCAACGCGGCCCCGCCCAGGTCCTGCGCTCCCGATCGCCCGACGGCGTCGAACAGGAGGTCTGGGCCCACCTCCTCGTCCATCACGCGATCCGCCAGCTCATGCACACCGCCGCCCGGGACACCGACACCGATACCGACCGGCTTTCCTTCACCCGCACCCTCCGCCTCGCCCTACGCCAGGTCACCGCGCAGGCGGCCTTTTCCCCTGACCGCCTGGCCACAGCCCTCACCGACGGGATACGAGAGATAGCCCGTCACCTCCTGCCACCGCGACGACAGCGGTCGAACGCCCGCGTCGTCAAACGCAAGATGTCCAACTTCGGCGTCAAGCGCACCGCACACCGGCTCTGGCCACAGCCGACACTCGACCCAGCCCGAGCCGTGGCCATCGCCCCACACCACAAAACGGCCCCGACCAACCCACCGAAGACCCCAGGCACCCCGGACCCTTAAATCACTGGTATTGGGCCTAGCCGTGGCCTAGCCTCGCTGCGGACGGGCCGCGCGGGCCACCGCCACGACCGCCTTCTCGAGGGCGTACTCGGGGTCGTCGCCGCCGCCCTTGACCCCCGCGTCGGCGGCGGCCACGGCGCGCAGCGCGTCCGCGACGCCGTCCGCCGACCAGCCCCGCATCTGCTGGCGGACCCGGTCGATCTTCCACGGCGGCATGCCCAGGTCCCGGGCGAGGTCGCCGGGGCGGGCCCCGCGCGGGGCGGAGGCCAGCTTGCCGATGGCGCGCACCGCCTGGGCCAGGGCGCTGGTGATCAGGACCGGCGCCACCCCGGTGGACAGGGACCAGCGCAGGGCCTCCAGGGCCTCGGCCGCACGTCCCTCGACCGCCCGGTCGGCGACCGTGAAGCTGGAGGCCTCGGCCCGGCCGGTGTAGTAGCGGCCGACCACGGCCTCGTCGATGGTGCCCTCGACGTCCGCGCACAGCTGCGCCGCCGCACTCGCCAGCTCCCGCAGGTCGCTGCCGATCGCGTCGACCAGGGTCTGGCAGGCTTCCGGGGTCGCCGCCCGGCCCAGCGTGCGGAATTCGCCCCGCACGAACGAGAGCCGGTCGGCGGCCTTCGTCATCTTCGGGCAGGCGATCTCCCGCGCGCCGGCCTTCCGCGCCGCGTCCAGCAGGCCCTTGCCCTTGGCCCCGCCCGCGTGGAGGAGGACGAGGATGATCTCCTCGTAGGGCGCGTCGATATAGGCCTTGACCTCCTTGACCGAGTCCGCCGACAGGTCCTGCGCATTGCGCACGACCAGCACCTTGCGCTCGGAGAAGAGCGAGGGGCTCGTCAGCTCGGCCAGCGTGCCGGGCTGGAGCTGCTCGGAGGCGAGGTCGCGGACGTCCGTGTCGGCATCGGCGGCGCGGGCGGCCGCCACCACCTCCCGCACGGCACGGTCGAGCAGCAGCTCCTCCTGCCCCACCGCGAGGGTGAGCGGGGCGAGCGGATCGTCGGTGGGGTTCTTCCTGGTGGCCATCGCCTCCAGCATCCCATGCCGCACTGACAGCCCCCCGCGCCGCGGCCCCCCTCACCGCATGTTCGAGAATGGTCGCGTGAACGTGCGCCATGTACTCGTCCTGCCCGACCGCGACGCCGCCGAGGAGGTGGCGCAGGAGGCCGTGGACCGCTTCGGCCTCCCGGAGGAACCGCAGTTGGTGCGCGACGCCCTGGCCGGCGAGGACGACGCCGAGGACGCCCAGTGGCTGGTGGTCGTCGAGGACCCGCAGGAACGACTCGACGGCACCTCGCTGGACGACCTCGCCGCCGAGTACGAAGGCTGGCTGGAAGCCCCGTAGGGGAGCGTCCGGGATCAGGCCTTGTGCACGATCTGGACGTCCAGCGTCACGTCCACGCTCGTACCGATCGCCGCGATCCCGTGCGCCAGCACCGACTGCCAGTTCAAGGTGAAGTCCTCGCGGTTCAGTTCGGTGGTGGCCCGGCAGGCGGCCCGCGGCTCGCCCTCCAGGCCGGTGCCGAGGCCCAGGTACTGCGTGTCCAGGGTGACGGAACGGCTGACCCCGTGGAGGGTCAGGGCGCCGGCCACGGCCCAGCGGCTGCCACTGCGGTGGATGAACCGTTCGCTGTAGAACTCCACCGTGGGGTACCGGACCGCGTCCAGGAAGTCCCCCGACCGCAGGTGGTCGTCGCGCAGCCGCACCCCGGTGTCGATGCTCGCCGCATCGATGATCACGTGCATGGAGGAGTCCTCCATGCGCTCGGCGATCCGTACCGCTCCGGCGAACGTGTTGAACCGGCCGCGGATCCGCGCCATCCCGATGTGCCGGGCCGTGAAGGCGAGGGAGGAGTGCGTCGGGTCGAGCTCCCAATGACCGGGCTGCGGAAGCAGCGGCGGCTCCACCGCGTCGAGGATGATCTCCCCCGTGCCCGGCTGCGCCGGGTCCCCCACGAGCGTCGCCCCGCGGAACGGCGTGTACCCCTCGGCGGTGACGGAGAGCCGGTACTCCCCCTCCGGCACGGCCGCCGTGAAACCGCCGTAAGGGTCGGTCTCCCCGCTGACGATCCGGCGCCCGATCGGGTCGGTCACCTCGAACGCGGCCTGCCGGATCGGCTGGTGGACCGTGTCGAGAACCCGGCAGCTGAGCAGACGCGCCGTCGGCGGCAGCGTCAGTGTCGCGGATGTGTGCGGGCTGGAACTTCCGGCCGTCTCCATCCCCCGTCGGCGACCGAACATGGCTGATGCACCCCCGTGCTGTGTGGACTTGGAGCGTTCTGGCGAAGACGCATTCGATCATGCTGTCGGGTTGTGGGCAAACAGAGCGGTCGCGCCCGGTATGACCACGCCGGATCCGGCGCCGGTTGGCCGGAAACGCACGCATCCGAACGCCGGTTCCGCTGACGGCGATCGAGCCGTCGGTGTCGGTACGCAGCACCGTCGCCCCCACCGCCCGCAGGCGTGCGAGCGTACCCGGCGCGGGGTGCCCGTAGCGGTTTTTTATGCCGACGGGAACAATCGCGAGCCTCGGCCGGACCCGGGCGGTCAGGTCGGCGTCCTGGTGCGCGGAGCCGTGGTGGGCGACCTTCAGGACGTCCACCGGACCCAACTGCGGATGCTCCCTCAGAAGTGCCTGCTGCGCGGGTGGTTCGAGGTCGCCGAGCAGGAGCAGGGTCAGGCCCGCGCCGCGTACCAGCAGGGCGACGCTCGCGTCGTTGGGCCCGTCGGGCGGTGGCCCGGCCGCCGGCGGCCAGAGCACCTGCCACTCCAGCGGTCCGGCCCGGCGCCGCTCCCCCTGGGCCGCCCGCACGACGGGCACACCCGCGGCCGCGGCCGTCCGGCGGACGAACTCGGCCTGCGCCGACGGCTCTTCCAGCGTAGTGGCCTGAATCACACCCACGGACCGGCCCCGCAGCACCCCGGACAGCCCTCCGACGTGGTCGGCGTGAAAGTGCGTCAGGAGCAGCATCGGCACCCGGTGCACGCCCAGCGCACGAAGGCAGCGGTCCACCGGGCCGGGCTCCGGCCCGGCGTCCACCACCAGGGCCTCTCCCGGGCCGACCGCGAGGACGGCGGCGTCCCCCTGCCCCACGGCGCACTGGACGTAGCTCCAGTCGGGCGGAGGCCAGCCGGTGAGCGTACGGGTGAGCTGCGGCGGCCGCAGCGCGGCGAGGAGCAGCAGCACCGCCAGCGCGGAGCAGAGCCACCGCCGGCGCCCGATCCTTCCCCCCACGGCCACGGCGGCCACGGTGGCCGCGGCCAGCAGCAGGCCGCCGGTGAGCCCGCCCGGCCAGGCCAGCTCCGCCCCCGGCACCCGCGCCCCGGTCCGGGCCACGGCCGCGATCCACCCGGTCGGCACCCCCGCGCACCAGGCGAGCGCCTGCGCGGCGGGCATCCACAGCGGTGCCGCGGCGAGTGAGGCGAAGCCGAGGACCGTCGCCGGGCCCGCCGCGAGCTCGGCCAGCAGGTTGCACGGCACCGCCACCAGGCTGACCCGGGCCGCGAGCGCGGCCACCACCGGCGCGCACACCGCCTGGGCGGCCCCGGCGGCCCCGAGCGCGTCGGCGAGCCGGGGGCCCATCCCGCGCCGCCGCAGGGCCCCGCTCCACCGGGGAGCGAGCGTGAGCAGCGCCCCGGTGGCCAGCACGGAGAGCAGGAAGCCGTGGCTGCGGGCCAGCCACGGGTCGTAGAGCACCAGCAGCAATACGGCCGCGCCCAGGGCCGGGATCAGGGACCTGCGCCGCCCGGTGGCGATGGCCAGCAGGGTGACCGCCCCGCAGGCCGCGGCCCGCAGCACGCTGGGCTCCGGCCGGCACACCACCACGAACCCCAGCGTCAGGGCCGCCCCGCACAGGGCGGTCACCCGCAGCGAGAGCCCGAGCCGGGGCGCCAGCCCGCGCCGCTCGGCCCGCTGCGCGCGGGCCGGGGGCCCGATGAGCAGGAAGAGGACCACGGTCAGGTTGGAGCCGGAGACGGCCAGCAGGTGCAGCAGGTCGGTGGCCCGGAAGGCCTCGTACAGGTCGGGCGGCACCCTGGACGTGTCCCCGACGACCAGCCCCGGCAGCAGGGCCCTGGCGTCCGGCGCGAGCCCCTCGGTGGCCTCGCGCAGCCCGGCCCGCAGCCGCCCCGCGAGCCGCTGCGCGGTGTCCGGACCGGCGGTCACCCGGGGCGGGGTGTCGGCTGCCGGGCGAAGCAGCGCCACGACCCGCTCCCTGTCCCGGGCCGGGGCGAGCCGGGCGACCACCGCCACCCGGGTCGACGGCTGCAGCCGGGCCCATCCCGCATGCCCGGCCAGCACACGCACCGGGGTCTCGACCCGGGTGCTCGTCCCGTCGGGCCCGGTCACCCGGGTCACCACCGCGGTCAGTACCACCACCGGCGGCCCGCTCCCGCTGCGGGCTGTCCTCGGATCGGAGCCGACGGTGAGCTCGGCGAGGACGCGGGCATGCTCGCGCGCGAGCCCCGCGACGGGCCCGGCCCGCGCCTCGGCCCGCTGGAGCCCCGCCACGCCGGCCCCGGCCGCCGCACAGAGCAGGGCCGCCGCCATGGCCGGGGCGACCCTCCACAGCGGGCCCGGGCGCCGGCAGCCGGCCAGGATCAGCAGACCCGCGCAGACCACCCCCAGCCCCACCCCGAGAGCGGTCCGGCCGGCGGGCGCGTCCAGGGCGAGGGCGGCCGCCGCCCAGGCGGCCGCGGCCGGCACCGCCAGGCGCAGATCCACCGGGCCCGACGGCCCTTCGGATCGGTTCACGGCCGCACCCGCGTGCGCAGGTCGGCGAAGCGCCGCTCTCCGATGCCGTCGACCTGGCGGAGCTCCTCCACGGACCGGAAGCCGCCGCAGGCGGTGCGGAAGTCGACGATGTGCTGGGCCAGGACCGGCCCGACCCCCGGCAGACCGTCCAGCTGAGCGACCGTGGCCGACCCCAGACTGAGCGGTCCCGGTCCCGGACCCGCACCCGGACCGGCGGCGGCCCCGCCCGGTACAGGCTGCGCCGGGGCGCCCACCAGCACCTGCTCGCCGTCCACCAGGACCCGGGCCCGGTTCAATCCGGTGGTGTCGGTGCCCGGGCGCACTCCCCCGGCGGCGGCCAGCGCGTCCTCCACCCGCGAACCGGCGGGCAGCCGGCGCACCCCGGGATCCCGCACCTTGCCGCCGACGTCGACGACGATCCGCGCGCCGCCACCGGCGCCCCCGCCCGCGGCCGGCGCGGCAGCCGGTGCCGTGGCCGCCGCCGGGACCACGCCCGGGGCGACCAGCGCGGGGACGGTCACCGGCTGCGGCCGGGCCGACCAGTACTGGTGCCCGGCGAAGCCGACGGCGGCGGCCAGCACCACCGCGACGGCGGCCACCGTGCGCGGCTCCACCCCGCACCGGGCCTGCAGCCACAGCGGCAGCCGCTCCCGCACGGCCAGCCTCCGCGCGGCCCCGGAAGACAGCCCGGCAGCCTCGAGCCCGGCGGCCCCGGGCCCGGCCGCCTCGTCGGGCAGGGGCCCGGGATCCGCCCCGGCCGGCGGCGGTGCCTGCGGCGGACCGCTGCCACCGAGCAGGGCTTCGGCCCGCCGGCGCACCGCGCCCGGCTCCGCATGGGGAACCCGGTGACCCGGGCGCCCGCCGCGGCCACGGCGGTGTCGGAGACGACCTCCCGGGACGCGACCGCCAGGGAAACCACTGTCGGAGAGACGGCCGTCGGAAGGACGGGAGCGGCCCGGACCAGTGGTGGCGCCGCCCGACGGATGCGAAGTACGCGTTCGAAGAGTCATGCCACGACGGTAGGAGCCCGCCCCGACCCCCGCTCGGAGCCTTCAATTCCGGTGGATGGCCGGCCCGTTGTGGATAACCGGGCCACTCGTTCCGGTGATCAGCGAGGGGAGACGACCGCCGCCAGCAGCCCCGGCCCGGTGTGCGCGCCGATCACCGCACCGACCTCGCTGACGTGCAGCTCGACCAGTCCGGGGATGCGCTCACGGAGCCGCTGGGCGAGCTTCTCGGCCCGCTCCGGTGCCGCCAGGTGGTGCACGGCCACGTCGACGGCCGCGGACCCGGCCCGCTCGACGGCCAGCTCCTCCAGCCGGGCGATGGCCTTGGAGGCCGTACGCACCTTCTCCAGCGGCTCGATCCGCCCGCCCTCCAGCGTCAGCAGGGGCTTCACCGCCAGCGCCGAGCCGAGGAGGGCCTGCGCGGCCCCGATCCGGCCGCCACGGCGCAGGTAGTCGAGGGTGTCGACGTAGAAGTACGCGGACATGTCCGCCGCCCGCTTCTCGGCGGCCGCCACGGCCTCGTCCACGGAACCGCCCGCCTCCGCCACCTCGGCGGCGGCCAGCGCGCAGAAGCCCAGGGCCATCGCGATCATGCCGGTGTCCACGACGCGCACCGGCACGGGTGCGGTCTTCGCGGCGAGCGCCGCGGCGTCGTACGTGCCGGACAGCTCGGCGGAAAGGTGCAGGCTGACGATGCCGGTCGCCCCGGCGTCCGCGGCCGCCCGGTAGGCCCGGACGAACTCTTCCGGGCTGGGGCGCGAGGTGGTCACCGACCGGCGCTTCTGCAGGGCCGCGGCCAGGCTGCGCGCCGAGATCTCGGTGCCCTCCTCGAGCGCCTCGCCGCCGAGGACCACGGTCAGCGGGACGGAGGTGATTCCGTGCCGCGCCATGGCCGGTTGGGGCAGGTAGGCCGTGGAATCGGTGACGATGGCGACATGGCGGGACATGAGGCGGAGGTTACCGCCAGTGGGGGTGTGACGGCAGCCTGGGCCCCTCGCCGGGGCCTGCGGCCGGCACTGCGGGCCGGCACTGCGGGCCGGCCGGCACTGCGGGCCGGCCGGCACTGCGGGCCGGCCGGCACTGCGGCGGGCCCTGCGGGGCTTGCCGCCCGCCCCGCCCCTTCTCCCCCGGCCACCGCAGGGAGCTGCCCCCCGAAACCGGGGGCCGCCGTCCCCCGACCCCAGCGCCTCAACCGCCGGCGAGGCCGGGTTCGGCCGGCGAGGGGCTCGGAGAACTCCGGATCAGGTCGTGCTCTCCGGTCGGCGTGTCTTCTGCCAGGGGTATTCGGGCGTCGGGGCGGGCCGGTTCAGCGCCGCCTTCTGAGGCTGCTCACGCTGTTGTGCCTGCTGCTGGGCCGGCGCCTGCTGGGCCGCGTCCCACTCCGCGGCCGCCGCCGCCAGGTGGTCCACCGACTCCCGCGACCAGTCCCGCAGCGCGCCGGATTCCATCTCGATCTGGGCCGACAGGGCGGACAGGTCGTCCTCCGCGAATCGGCTGGCACGGTCCCGCGCGGCCCAGCGCAGCGAGTCCGCGGCCTGTGTGATCTTGGCGGTCCGCTCCCGCAGGTCGGGCATGCGCTCCGCGATCCGCGCGCGGTCCGGATCCTGCTCCAGCCGCTTCAGCTCGTCGTCCAGCTCGTGCCCGTGCGCGCTCAGCCGCTCGAACAGGGCGATCGACTCCCGCAGCGAGGCGTCGAGCCGGACCCCCTCGTGCAGCGCCTGCAGGGTGGACCGCATCGACGTCCGCAGGTCCAGACGCAGCTGCGCCAGCGCTCCTGTGACCCCGACCTGGCCGAAGCTCTTGGCCCGCAGGGTGGTGTCCTCCACCGTCCGTCGCGCCTGGGTGATCGTCCGGTCCACTCCGCGCTTGGTCGCCTGCACCACCTTGATGGTCGCGTACGCGCCCAAGCCAAGGAAGGCGAAAAGCACCATCAGCGCGAAGATGATCAACGCGGCCTCCATAAGTGTCCCTTCCCCAGTCCCCGCCGGCTTACTGCCGTCACCTCAACCGTAAACGCCACGGGCAGGCTGGGGGTTCCCTTCGAACCCCCAACCTGCCCGTACGGGATCTCCCCCATGGAGGGGGCGGCCCATCCGACCGCGGTCAGATGACGATGTTCACCAGCTTCGGCGCACGCACGATCACCTTGCGGATCTCCGCGCCGCCCAGTGCCGCCACGACGCCCTCGTCGGTCACGGCCAGCTGCTCCAGCTCCGCCTCCGAGATCGCGGGCGACACCTCCAGCCGCGCCTTGACCTTGCCCTTGACCTGCACCACGCACGTCACGGTCTCGTCCACGACGTACGCCGGGTCCGCGACCGGGAAGTCCTGGTGGACCACCGATTCCGCGTGGCCCAGGCGGCTCCACAGCTCCTCGGCGATGTGCGGGGCCAGCGGGGCGATCAGCAGCACCAGCCGCTCGGCGACCGAGCGCTCCAGCGGGCGGCCCGCCTTCGTCAGGGCGTTGTTCAGTTCGGTGATCTTCGCGATGGCGGTGTTGAAGCGCAGCCCGGCCATGTCCGCGCCGGCCCCGTCGATCGCCTTGTGCAGCGCGCGCAGGGTGTCCTCGGCCGGCTCCCCGTCCACGACGGTGACCCGGCCGGTCTCCTCGTCGACGATGTTGCGCCACAGGCGCTGCAGCAGGCGGTACTGGCCGACGACGGCACGGGTGTCCCACGGACGCGAGACGTCCAGCGGGCCCATCGCCATCTCGTACAGGCGCAGGGTGTCGGCGCCGTACTCCTCGCAGATCTCGTCGGGCGTGACGGCGTTCTTCAGGGACTTGCCCATCTTGCCGTGCTCACGCTTGACCGGCTGGCCCTGGTAGAAGTAGCCGCCGTCGCGCTCCTCGACCTCGGCCGCCGGGACGTAGACGCCGCGCGCGTCGGTGTACGCGTACGCCTGGATCATGCCCTGGTTGAACAGCTTGTGGAACGGCTCCGCCGAGGAGACGTGACCCAGGTCGAACAGCACCTTGGACCAGAAGCGCGCGTACAGCAGGTGCAGCACGGCGTGCTCGGCGCCGCCCACGTACAGGTCGACACCGCCGTGCGGCGCGCCCTCGCGCGGGCCCATCCAGTACTGCTCGATCTCCGGGTCCACCAGGGCCGACGCGTTGTTCGGGTCCAGGTAGCGCAGCTCGTACCAGCAGGAACCGGCCCAGTTCGGCATGGTGTTGGTCTCGCGCCGGAAGGCGCGGACACCACGGCCGTCGCCCAGGTCCAGCTGGACGTTGACCCATTCCTCGTTGCGCGAGAGCGGGGTCTCCGGCTTGGAGGCCGCGTCGTCCGGCTCGAAGGTGCGCGGCGAGTAGTCCTCGACCTCCGGCAGCTCCAGCGGCAGCATCGACTCGGGCAGCGGGTGCGCGACGCCGTCCTCGTCGTAGACGATCGGGAAGGGCTCGCCCCAGTAGCGCTGCCGGCTGAACAGCCAGTCGCGCAGACGGAAGTTGACGGTCCCCTCGCCGATGCCGCGCTCGGCCAGCCAGTCGGTGATCGCGGCCTTCGCCTCGACGACGCCCAGGCCGTCCAGGGAGATGCCCTCGCCCGTCGAGTTGACCAGCTTGGCGTCGTACGCGACGAAGGCGTCGTCCCACTCGGCCGGGTCGATGTCGCGCCCGTCGGTCGGCTCGACGACGCAGCGGACGGGCAGCTCGAAGGCGCGCGCGAACTCGAAGTCGCGGGGGTCGTGCGCCGGGACCGCCATGATCGCGCCGGTGCCGTAGCCCATCAGCACGTAGTCGGCGATGAAGACCGGGACCTTCTGGCCGGTGACCGGGTTGACCGCGTACTCGCCGGTGAAGACACCGGTCTTGTCCTTGGCCTCGGCCTGCCGCTCGACGTCCGACTTGGCCGCGGCCTGCTTGCGGTACGCGGCGACGGCCTCGGCCGGGGCGGCGTAGCCGCCGGTCCAGACGGCGTGGGTGCCCTCGGGCCAGGCGGCCGGGGTGAACTTCTCGACCAGCGGGTGCTCGGGCGCCAGCACCATGTAGGTGGCGCCGAACAGGGTGTCCGGGCGGGTGGTGAAGACGGTGATCGCCTCGTCGCCCAGCGCGAAGTCGACGCGCGCGCCCTCGCTGCGGCCGATCCAGTTGCGCTGCTGCAGCTTGATGGCCTCGGGCCAGTCCAGCGCGTCCAGGTCGTCCAGCAGCCGGTCGGCGTAGGCGGTGATCCGCATGTTCCACTGGCTCAGGCGCGACTTGAAGACCGGGAAGTTGCCGCGCTCGGACCGGCCGTCCGCGGTGACCTCCTCGTTGGCCAGTACGGTGCCCAGCCCGGGGCACCAGTTCACCGGCGCGTCGGAGGCGTAGGCCAGCCGGAAGCCGTTCAGCACGTCGGCGCGCTCGCCCGCGGTCAGCTCGGCCCAGGCACGGCCTCCGGGCACCTCACGGGAGCCGGCCTCGAAGGCGGCGACCAGCTCGGTGATCGGCCGGGCCTTGCCCGCGTCGGCGTCGTACCAGGAGTTGTAGATCTGCAGGAAGATCCACTGGGTCCACTTGTAGTAGTCCGGGTCGATCGTCGCGAAGGAGCGGCGCTTGTCGTGGCCCAGGCCCAGCCGGCGCAGCTGGACCTTCATGTTCTCGATGTTCGCCTCGGTCGACACCCGCGGGTGCGTGCCGGTCTGCACGGCGTACTGCTCGGCCGGCAGGCCGAAGGCGTCGAAGCCCAGGGTGTGCAGGACGTTGTGGCCGGTCATCCGCTGGTGGCGGGCGAAGACGTCGGTGGCGATGTACCCGAGCGGGTGACCGACGTGCAGCCCCGCACCGGACGGGTACGGGAACATGTCCATGATGAACTTCTTGGGCCGTGCGACCACCGAGGGATCCCCGGCCAGGTCACCGGTCGGGTTCGGGGCCTCGTACGTGCCCTGCGCGTCCCAAACGTCCTGCCAGCGTGCCTCGATGTCGGCGGCCATGGCAGCCGTGTAGCGGTGCGCCTCGGCCGCCTCGGGGGCCGGGGTGTTCGTCTCGCTCATGATTTCTGAAGCTCCATCGATCGTCTTCGCCGTCTCTGCCTGCCCAAACGAAAAAGCCCCTCGCACAGGAGGGGACGCCGCGCCGATGCCGACCTCTCGAAGGTCGGCGCTGATCAGCGCGGCTCGGTAAGCAGAAGGCGTACGGCACGCATGGCGTCAGGGTACCGCAGCACCCGTGGCGCCCGCTCGGACGACCGCACAACGAGAAGCGGACCACCCGATCCGGGTGATCCGCTTCTTCACTGTGGAGCTAAGGAGAATTGAACTCCTGACCTCCTGCATGCCATGCAGGCGCTCTACCAACTGAGCTATAGCCCCTTGTTCTGCCTGCCGCTTCGGTTCCTCTTGCCGGTTCCCCTTGGCGACGTCCCAAACATTACACGGTCATGGCCCTGGTCCAAAAATCGGTTTCCACCGACCATGGGCCATGTCCGATTTGCTCCAACTTGTCACGCTCTCGCGAACTGATAGAACCGCTTGAGCGTGCAGTGCTCGTCGAGCAGCCGGCCGTAGATCGGCTCCCCTTCCAGCT
Above is a genomic segment from Streptomyces sp. NBC_01233 containing:
- the leuS gene encoding leucine--tRNA ligase, whose product is MSETNTPAPEAAEAHRYTAAMAADIEARWQDVWDAQGTYEAPNPTGDLAGDPSVVARPKKFIMDMFPYPSGAGLHVGHPLGYIATDVFARHQRMTGHNVLHTLGFDAFGLPAEQYAVQTGTHPRVSTEANIENMKVQLRRLGLGHDKRRSFATIDPDYYKWTQWIFLQIYNSWYDADAGKARPITELVAAFEAGSREVPGGRAWAELTAGERADVLNGFRLAYASDAPVNWCPGLGTVLANEEVTADGRSERGNFPVFKSRLSQWNMRITAYADRLLDDLDALDWPEAIKLQQRNWIGRSEGARVDFALGDEAITVFTTRPDTLFGATYMVLAPEHPLVEKFTPAAWPEGTHAVWTGGYAAPAEAVAAYRKQAAAKSDVERQAEAKDKTGVFTGEYAVNPVTGQKVPVFIADYVLMGYGTGAIMAVPAHDPRDFEFARAFELPVRCVVEPTDGRDIDPAEWDDAFVAYDAKLVNSTGEGISLDGLGVVEAKAAITDWLAERGIGEGTVNFRLRDWLFSRQRYWGEPFPIVYDEDGVAHPLPESMLPLELPEVEDYSPRTFEPDDAASKPETPLSRNEEWVNVQLDLGDGRGVRAFRRETNTMPNWAGSCWYELRYLDPNNASALVDPEIEQYWMGPREGAPHGGVDLYVGGAEHAVLHLLYARFWSKVLFDLGHVSSAEPFHKLFNQGMIQAYAYTDARGVYVPAAEVEERDGGYFYQGQPVKREHGKMGKSLKNAVTPDEICEEYGADTLRLYEMAMGPLDVSRPWDTRAVVGQYRLLQRLWRNIVDEETGRVTVVDGEPAEDTLRALHKAIDGAGADMAGLRFNTAIAKITELNNALTKAGRPLERSVAERLVLLIAPLAPHIAEELWSRLGHAESVVHQDFPVADPAYVVDETVTCVVQVKGKVKARLEVSPAISEAELEQLAVTDEGVVAALGGAEIRKVIVRAPKLVNIVI